The window ATGAGTTTGCCGAATTAGTTGAAATTTTGGCAACATTACCAGGTTTGGAAACAGAGGTTGCCTATATGCGGGCTGCCGCTAAAGAATGGAAAAATGTGGCTCAAAGTCAGGCGACAGAAAATGTCAAGCAAAAGGATTTGGTAACGCAATAACCAAAAACTTCTAGTCAATTCAGATCTGGCACCCAGCTTTTTACCCCTCCCCAACCCTCTCCTCACTATAGCTCCGGTTATCAAGGGGAGGGGGTATTTTACTGCACCGACGCTTTAGAACTTTCGCTCACAGGCAATCGGCTTTCAGGCTTTCCTGAAGACTGCAACAATAAACCATATTCAATTCCCTCCACCACCGCTTGATAGGACGCCTCCAGGATATTCGGGGAAACGCCTACCGTCGTCCACCGCTTTTGACCATTACTCGATTCAATCAACACACGAGTCTTGGCAGACGTACCCGCACCACCATCCAAAATCCGTACTTTATAGTCGGTTAACTGAAACTGGGCAATTTCTGGATAAAAGTTCTGGAGGGCTTTGCGTAAGGCAGCATCCAGGGCGGAAACCGGGCCATTTCCCTCGGCGGCTTCTAGGATATCTTTGCCATTGACAGTAACTTTGATTGTGGCAAGAGCATTACTGTAATCACCGCTAATGCTTTGCAACATATCGCAATGTACCTGAAAACCCTTTAGTTCAAAAAACTGCTGCCGATATCCCAACGCTTCGCGCATGAGTAAGTCAAAACTAGCTTCTGCTGCCTCAAATTGATAGCCTTCACTTTCCAATCCTTTAAGGCGTTCTAAAATTTGACGACAGGCGGGGTCTTTTTTGTTGAGTTCATGACCGAAAGTCCGCGCTTTTGCCAAAACGTTACTCAGTCCGGACTGGTCAGAAATCACGATTCGGCGTTGGTTTCCAATCGTTTCAGGTTCGATATGTTCGTAAGTTAGGGGGTTTCGTTCCACTGCCGAGACATGGATGCCGCCTTTGTGAGCAAACGCCGAACGTCCTACAAAGGGCGCGTGGTCATCGGGAGCTAGATTCACGACTTCGCTAATCAGGCGACTGGCTTGGGTCAGTTTCGCGAGTTGCTCATCCTGGATACAACGGTAGCCTAGCTTGAGCTGCAAGTTGGGAATCAGAGAGCAAAGATTCGCATTGCCGCAGCGTTCGCCGTAACCGTTGATGGTTCCCTGCACCATGCGGACGCCCTCTAAAACACCCGCCAGAGCATTTGCGATCGCTGTATCTGAGTCATTATGAGTATGAATACCTAATAAAGGTTGCGGGTTTGAACTTTCAACCTTCAACGCTTCTCGAACCTCTCGAACAATTTGCCCAATTTCATGAGGCAGGGTGCCACCATTCGTGTCACACAACACGAGCCATTCTGCACCGGCCTGGAGTGCGGCATCAAGCGTCTGGAGGGCATAGTCAGGATTTTGCTTGTAGCCATCAAACCAGTGTTCAGCATCGTAAATTACCCGACGCCCTTGGCTCCGGAGATACTCAATCGAGTCTTTAATCATTGCCAAGTTCTCCTCCAGCGTCGTCTGTAGCCCTTCTGTAACGTGGAGATCCCACGATTTTCCAAAAAGAGTCACCCAGCGAGTGCCTGCTGCCAGAATCGCTTGCAGCATCGGGTCATCGGCGGCGGCAATATTAGGGCGTCGCGTTGAGCAAAAGGCTACGACTTCCGCCTGAGTCAGGGGTTCTTCCTTGATTTGCCAGAAAAATTGCACGTCTTTCGGGTTTGCCCCCGGCCATCCACCCTCAATAAAGGGAATCCCCAACTGGTCAAGTTCTTTTGCAATTCGTAACTTGTCTTCTAAGGAAAGGGAAAGTCCTTCACGCTGGGAACCATCCCGTAACGTGGTGTCATAGATCCAGATGGGGGTAGAGGCTTGCGAGTTCATAGACGGGGAGAATGGTTGAGGTAAACGTAAAGAAATGTAAAATAAAGTTAGGGAAGGGTTTACATAAAGCCAAAAAATCTCCGATTTTTGACGTAACCCAACCTTCTTTTACAACAAATCAGGTCAAGGATCGATGCCTAAAGTAACAGCTCAAGGAAAGACTTTTGAATGTGAGCCGGGGAGCAATTTACGCCAAGTTTTACTGGAGCATGGAGTTGAACTGTATAACGGCAAGGCTAAGATCATCAACTGCATGGGCTTTGGTAGTTGTGGTACCTGTGCCGTCACAGTCGAAGGGGACGTGTCCGAACCGAATTGGAAGGATAAGGCGAGGCGCTCACTGCCTCCTCATTCTCCCACAGCCAATCGCCGCTTAGCCTGTCAGACTAAGGTTTTGGGCGATGTTCGCGTTACGAAATATGACGGCTTTTGGGGGCAAGGCGATAAGACGACATGGACGCCACAAACTTAGCCATTAGCCCTGCAAATAGGGGTTCAACTTGACCCTCATGAATGTTGAACCCCAAAAATTCTATCTCATCAGATTCAATTAGACATTTAGACGAGGACTACTGCTGTTTTGTGGAGAAATTCTTAAGGACTGAACTCAACGTTATGAAACGTTACCTTAAACACCAATAGTTGTAACTTTATTCAACGCAATCTTTTCGCGATAGTGTGCGTCAAACCAGCAACGGGGTAAGGTTTCACCCGACGGGAAAATCAGTTCTGACTTCATGAAGGTTTCGGGGTCTTGCATTTCTTCTCCTGCTTGCAGCCTGCCAATAATCTCAGGGCGGCAGGGATTATAAAGCTCTTCCAATGTCAGCACTTCTACTAAGACACCACTCGGTCTGTGTTCAAGTAACATACAGCCTCCTGAGTCGTTAAATCCTAACAACTTAAGATGTAGCATAAGTAACTCATAAAAGATGTCAAATAC of the Allocoleopsis franciscana PCC 7113 genome contains:
- a CDS encoding 2Fe-2S iron-sulfur cluster-binding protein; the encoded protein is MPKVTAQGKTFECEPGSNLRQVLLEHGVELYNGKAKIINCMGFGSCGTCAVTVEGDVSEPNWKDKARRSLPPHSPTANRRLACQTKVLGDVRVTKYDGFWGQGDKTTWTPQT
- the cimA gene encoding citramalate synthase translates to MNSQASTPIWIYDTTLRDGSQREGLSLSLEDKLRIAKELDQLGIPFIEGGWPGANPKDVQFFWQIKEEPLTQAEVVAFCSTRRPNIAAADDPMLQAILAAGTRWVTLFGKSWDLHVTEGLQTTLEENLAMIKDSIEYLRSQGRRVIYDAEHWFDGYKQNPDYALQTLDAALQAGAEWLVLCDTNGGTLPHEIGQIVREVREALKVESSNPQPLLGIHTHNDSDTAIANALAGVLEGVRMVQGTINGYGERCGNANLCSLIPNLQLKLGYRCIQDEQLAKLTQASRLISEVVNLAPDDHAPFVGRSAFAHKGGIHVSAVERNPLTYEHIEPETIGNQRRIVISDQSGLSNVLAKARTFGHELNKKDPACRQILERLKGLESEGYQFEAAEASFDLLMREALGYRQQFFELKGFQVHCDMLQSISGDYSNALATIKVTVNGKDILEAAEGNGPVSALDAALRKALQNFYPEIAQFQLTDYKVRILDGGAGTSAKTRVLIESSNGQKRWTTVGVSPNILEASYQAVVEGIEYGLLLQSSGKPESRLPVSESSKASVQ